atttcttctttttcctactTTATGTGTCTGTTTTTGTATTACTTAGAACGTTAGCCCGTAGCTTTTAACTGGATAGTCTAAAGGACGATGCAGACAATGAAAAATGGAATTGCAAGAACCAGTGAATCACATTACGAATCATGAAGCCTTTTTTGCTgtggttttccttcttttggtttGGGTCGGCCACTCTTGCCGGCAGCGTAAAACTGCGAGAGGCTAGTTGAGCTCATCACTAATCAAAATTATCAAACTATGTTGCTGTTTTCTTATTCATGTAAAATTGTATTCTTCCTTCTGTGCATGTATACGTTCGTGCTTCTAAAGCTATTTGATAGCTGTATCAGACTCATCCTCTGCAATTTGAAATTAAATGCATTTCCTGTTCCTGGCAACCTTGAGGACTTGATAACGAGTTGAGTTTCAGCTTGATTTGCTTAGTTATTCGACCGGTTCATGGGCCGAGCTCGAAGCCTTGAACAAGCTCTACTTGTCACTTAAATGAGACGGGCAAAGTTTGAGCTGCTCTAATGAATAATCAGACCAAGCGTAAAGGATGTTCCGTTCGATCCATTTGGACGCACACCATAGACTTTCCTCTTACCACTTGCTTGCTTAACAAGTAAATGACAATATGGAAATGGAGGCGTATGTATGGCCataataaatttaatatttatctCTCAAGTCTTCTTGTGGTTACTCTATCTTAGTCTTATTCCAATCACGGTGACGAACGTGTCCACTTCGTGGCGGTTGCTGGCCGGTGGAATAAgtcttgatgaagatgatagaTGATTCATAATTGTTTATGTAATATAGGTGCCATATTCACATCTCACAAATGGAGCTCGGAAAGCATTAAAATATCGATTCCTTTATGACGAGGAAACTCCAAAGTCCTTTTGTCCACACTTTTATTTCCGACCTAAAAGGTGCATGTCGATGATTCTCTCTTGCTAAGTTACCCATGCGTATTAAAATAGCGGCTGCTGTTCCTTGTCTATGAAGAAAAGTTTTAATTGCCAAagaagaaatattttatttgccaAAGAACCAGGTCCCTTTCAAGTCAAGCTAATGTGCTTTTAACTTGACATattcaagaatcaaaacttagtcTTGAGGAGTGTAGCGTAGTTGATAAGGTTGGTAGGCTAGTGAAAGTCTAGTCATCAGTTGTTCTAGGCGCTATTTCTCTATTTTGCAAATGAAAGATGCACTGCATTCTCGGTGTCTAGTTGATGGGTGTCCTACTTCTTCCCAAATCCCAAAAGCAACTTTAGATTCCAACCTCTCACTGAATTGCCAAGAATCAAAACATATGTTCCTATTCCTTTTAACTCAAAAGGCTTTAAATTGACGTTTTTTCTTCCAGTGCGAGCTCCTATATCTGCcgttgatttcaatatacttgtgtgcatgcatgtacaCGCATATAAGTTTGTGGTGCATGCACACCAAGTAAGTGCATATGTGAGCTTATGAGCATTGACAAAGGGAGGCACTATATAGACCAACACGATTGCTGCATGCCATTAACATGGAGCAGTCACTCGCATCACAGTTTTCGTATCCTCAACCACTACATGATCTCTTTCACACTTGTGGATTCCCTTCACATGAAGGGGGAGACCACTCTCCTGTTTTCCACTACGTGGGACAATGAATCTCATCTCCCCCAGCGGACCTCTCTCCGCCATGTTCCCACTTCAAAATCCATGGCCCTGGCCATTGAAATACACAGTGGGCTGACAGGGatccggaaaaaaaaaagtattttaagaaAACTAATTACCTAAAAAGACTTTTAATAcatttttgaaagcaagaaaacatgaaaaaagggaTCACCAGAATCAACATTCAGAAACGATAAGTAAATTAGATCTCGATTTCCCGTTGCATGGAACTATCTTGAAATGGAGAACCAAGAGAATCCTTGACTGAGTGTTCAGACGCTTGGTGTTGCATTTGTCCGTGTTTGCTTGCCGCCGCAAACTACGGCTAGCTAGCAAAGTTATCGCAAAATGAGACATGGTTTGCGACTCGGTGAAATTTAGGGTCATTCAAACTTAgccaaatttgaaaaatttcacAATTATTGGTCCAAAAGGAGCTTATTATATAGAGAAATACAATTCAGCGGTTACAGTCAACGTGAGTATCTAGACTTGGGATAATAATGGGGGAAGCGGCCGTGAATGTCCCCACTAAAAGATGTCAACAGGTCGGTCAAGGCACTCGTGCTCTATTGTCAATGtttaataaatataaaagcAACAGTTGAACATGGAGCATGGTTTCCATAACTTCTTTTGAATAGTTTTTGTGATGAAAGGTTTAACGAAAAGCCCATTTCAGTTAAGCCGGGCTCGAGGATCGGCTAGGTGGGGCTCGATTCCTGCGATGCCCAGCTACATGTGGTGCTCAGACCAGACTCGGATCGATGGTTCAAATGCCCTTCAGctaaaaaaattctagctctgcCCGCCATGCGGATTAACCCATCACAACATGTAAATGGACCCGCGTGAAAGCATGTTTGGTCTTACTCATCTAGAAGACGTGACAAGAAATGCAGTGCTCTTTGATGAGAATTGAAATTTGGACATTAATTCCAGTTTGAGCTGGGGTCAAGCTGGCCTTTGAAAACACGGCCCACTAAGGGTCCCGTCCCCTTGGAGAACGCGCCCTGCTGTTGGTGCTGTAACTCAAACACGCCTAAGACTAACTTTCTTTCACATCAATTCAAACTTCAGGCCGAAAGTGCTGCCGGGTTTCACATGATCAGTTCAAACTTGAGTCTGCTTTTTTGTTAGGATTTTCCGTTCCATAATTTGATCACAAGTTCATTGATTCATCTtggattttctcaaaaataccAAAAGCCTCCTCTAAGAGCCTTATAAAATATTAAGACCCGGATAAATTTTTCTTAAAGCCAAAAGATCTCTGATGAGAAGAGAATGCCTTCCCTCCCCTAGAAAGTTTGAACTGAATCGgttaatattaaaatattatgtttgaaagaaaaaataaattaaaataaaaaagtttaaaatatttttaaaaagttagatGGCTCCTTAAGTCCGGCATCAAATGGATTTGCCACTAATTTGATTCAAATCGGGCCGACTTTGACAAGCTTGTTTGTGCATGTGGAGCTTATGTTGATAAGTGGATGAGGGTGATGATGCTCAGTGAACGCTCGCCATGGCTCCCTCTTCCTGCGGGTTTGACCGCATGGCTGGTTTGCTGCCTTGCATGCCACGGTTGACCACAGAGCTGGTAGCCAAGTCAAACCATGCCCTCTTGAGTTAGCGATCAGTCTAACCTTGTGCCAAACGTGCGACCAAGAGTTCCGCGACTAAGAGTTCCTCAATGTTCACTAGATTGAGATCTATTTAGGAGGCCAGCCCTTagacaagtttaaaaaaaagagaaaaaatactCCGATTTACATATAGgttggtgtaggcagttgcttCATAGCAGctccttaatatatatatatatattttttgtattttcacatgaacatctttaaatatttgttttattatatatatgagtgctCTTTTCgatatgaaaatttttgaacgaCTGCctctttacaattttttttctttttaagaaaaccataattgaaaaaaaaagaagcagccCTGAGAATGTTTGATGTACTAGCTCAGGCTAGTGATTGGTGGGTGCCTGGTCATGTTCAAAGTGGCATGAACATCAATTTTCTTATTACCACACCATGTACTATAAGAAAACACTAAAATCCTCATGCACATGCACTCACTTAAAAGTGAGAGCAAAAATGTTGTTGACAAATGTTACAATGATGCACGAGAGAGGACAAGCAAACTTGGAAAATATGTGAGAACCAGTGAACGAAGAGAGTCAAGGTCAAATAAATGAGGATAGTCGGGATTGAATGGGctcctttaaaaaaaagataaaataaaaaattggtatttaaaaattaattaataaatgTTTTATAATACTTAATAAAAAATGCATAGCCTTTGAATGGCCACATTGTTTCAATTGTAGACTTCCCTAGACCATCGATTAACCGGCGCCGACGTCGCCGTTCCAACGCGACTCATCCATTCCACGGTCACTATCAACCTTGAGCacttgcatcatttttttttagaggGACACATGTTTACATTATTTGTTGAAATGGTCCAcctaaaaaagttaaaaaaaaaagaagtttaaaaaCAACTGAAAGTAGCAGAATCTATTGTTAGCATAATTGGTTGGACTGGTAGCGCAGGCTAATCGCATGTAGCTCATTCACTTATTGCCGACACTGTGCCGATAATAGAGCTATAAATTTTAGATTGGGGGTGCctatgtaaaaaaattttacatgttcaagaataccaatatatataaataatcaaataattAGAGACAAAtaatatgtgaaaataaagataATTTTTAGGAATGGTTTCGGCTCCATAACACATAtacaaaagaaatcaaatgcatgcacacaatTTTTGAGAGCTGAGAGATGATGGTTCAAGTGTGAACTCTTAAACGCCCAGTCAAGTATGAACCCCTAATAACTCCTTTGAAACCTAGCCTTTTGTTTCCAACTGTTtactttaccatttttttttttctttctagttcGTATTATTATCCACCACACGCTTATGAAACGCAAAGGTGGAAAAGAAGGGAATCAAGTTAATAACATGTCTAAATGATCCACTaatatgaccaaataaaacataatacaaaataatataagAATCAGTGAAAGCGTTGTTAAAATTGGTCTAAGATTCAATTGGATTATTAtcagtaaaaaaataataataaaccatttaaaaaaaataaacggaaaaacaattagaaataaatgaaagtcTTAAAGTTGTGCCTTTGGCTGTTTCTAGTTCTACCCAATGGGAAACTATTAAAAAGGTTCTTCCAGCAGCAGCCCGGAATATCGGATCTTAgggttatttatttattaaggGCAGGAATAACGGAacccaaataatgaaaaatacatATATCGGGTTATGAACAGGGTCCGGTTCATTAACTCGATATGGGATTTGGGAATGCACTTAGCAGAAACGGACCTCAACGTCTACCTGAATAGTCGATTCGAGGTCCAGGTAACCGTGCGGACCACTCTTCTGGACCACCATGACCGtgatggatctggatccatctCCCGATCCAAATCAAACACAACTAGAACTAGGGAAGGACGCGACCGGCTTTTCTTTTACCGGGTCAAACCTTGTGCTGGTCCAAATTCTTAAAACTTCTCGAGGCGGTGTTCCGGTGACCGCAGCTAACCGTTACTTTTGGCAAAACGCCACCGACGCGTTCAAAATTTCAACGGTCAAAGTTCAAGCCGCAGGACCCCCATTCATTTAGCATTGTTTGCGCCATTTACTCAAAATCAAAGACCACAAAAATTGCCTCCCGGCTCTTCCTTTGACCCACGAATGGTCTTATTTTTCCTCACCAGATTACCTAATCACCCctcattgaatataaaaattgtcCCCAAGTAAAAATAGTTGTTGCAATCAACGGTAGTAGGTTTGGTTTCTCGCTGCGCTTCTTCAGTTTAATAAAAATCCTGCTtgtgggttttctttctttttttttttaaaaaaataaagaataactGTTGTcttaaaaactgaaaatggaaaaagtgtTGGGTGTAAACTTGGCTATTATGGTAAAGTCTATgatttatcaaactaagaattgtaggtttgaaattcttattttaacgttttgtattaaaaaaatcgaatttagaataaaaaaagatgGTTTTCAAATTCTGAATATTTTATATTAGAGGCAATTAAACACCCCCTCAAATTCAAGGTTGGTCCGCAAAGAAGAGAGATGGTCAGGAGCATTGGGTTGACTGCACCAGTAATAGTTTGTGGTAGGAGGGTATTTTGGTCTTGTAAATTAAGCGGGTCATCGGATGAGAGGATTTTTGACTGGCATTTTTGTAAAGTTCATGGGTGTTTAGGTAATCTAGCGGTCCCATGCTTTGTGACCCGCGTTCTGCTGAGatatataaagagggagaaGTGGCCCAAATTCGTTCATCGGGGAAATCAAGAGAATTCAGACTCAAGGTCGAAGCTTGGAGCGCGTTTATTGAAACAACTAGCTACGATGATCTCTTCTTTGAGATTGAGGATGGAGTCGCGAAGGAGGAAATCCGGCGACAAGTCCGGCGGAAAGATCATGCCTGCGGCATTAGAGGGCTCGGAGATCGTGATACCGGCCGGATTCCGTTGCCCGATCTCGCTGGACCTCATGAAGGACCCTGTGATTCTCTCTACCGGGATTACCTACGATAGGCAGAGCATTGAGACTTGGCTCGAAGGCGGAAGCTTCACCTGTCCCGTCACGAAACAGCTGTTGCAGAGCGCCGACCTCATTCCGAACCATGCACTCCGGCGGATGATCCAAAGCTGGTGCGTCGAGAACAGGGACGCAGGTATCGAGCGTATCCCGACGCCACGAATTCCAGTGACCCGCTCGCAGGTGGCCGAGATCCTCTCTCAGATCGAGTCCGCGAGCCGAAGGGGCAGCCCGGGGTCGTGCGTGGCCGTCGCGGACAGGATCCGGCTACTGGCAAAGGAGAGCGACCGGAGCCGGCGGTGCGTTGCCGGAGCCGGGGCGGGGGCAGCGCTCGCGGCGGCGTTTGCAGCCGTTTGCGACCGGTTCGCTGACTCCGAGAAGGAGTCCGCACCGGCTGCCGCTGCGGAGGCGATTCTCGCGGCCATGAACGCGGTAGCGACGATCGACTCGGAGGCGTGGTCTCATGTGTGGACACGATCGTGCATGCGCCGGCTGGCCTGGTTGATCTCCGGAGGAAGCTTGGAAGGGGTGGGGAACGCGGTCTGGGCGCTGAGAGAGGTTCTGAGAGACGACGAAAAGATTCTGGAGGGTGACAACCGGAAGATTCTGGAATCGACGCCGGGGCTGGTGGAAGGACTCGTGAGAGTCGTCCGAGAGCCGATCTGCCCGGCCACGACGAAGGCGTCGCTGGAGGCGATAGTCGAAATGGCGTCCGCGAGCGATCGTATGGTGTGCCGGGTCGCGGAAGCGGGTCTGGTGCCAGTGCTCCTGGAGATCCTACCCGGCTGCGAGAGGGGCATGTGCGAGAAGGCACTGGCCGCGCTCGACCTCGCGTGCAGCAGGCGCGAAGGGAGGGAGCAGGCGTACGGCCACGCGCTGGCAGTGCCTGTGCTGGTGAAGAAGATGCTGAGGGTGTCGAGCATGGCCACAGACCTGGCGATGTCGGTGTTGTGGAGGCTGTCCAAGGGGGCGAACGGCGAGGCTGTGGTGCTGGAAGCGTTGTCAGTGGGGCTGTTCCAGAAGCTGCTGGTGCTGCTGCAGGTGGGGTGCGATGATGGTGCCAAGGAAAAGGCCAAGGACCTGCTGAAGATGTCGAACAAGTACAAGGACAGGTTAGAGTGCGTGGACTCGGGCGACTTCAAGAACATCAAGCGGCCGGCTTGAGGTTGCATTCCAACCTGAGGATTCTCCTCGTCTCGTTTAATGGCGGGACTTGATGATGCCTGGAGCATTTGTTACCTTCAACTCATATCCGTCTTCCTAATATGTGCATGAGAGTGTGATAGCTGTAATTCGGAAACATCGTAAtgatcgtttttctttttcttttcgagGGACTGTACAGAGAGAATTGCGTCACATGTGAATATACGTTTGGGACCCCGTTGAAAGGGTTTCAGgttttgaattattttggaaACTGAAATACAATTAACGCCCCCTTCTTAGGGGTTTCCTTGTACAGATTTTGGCTGCACCGCTTCCGATTTTTCTCCAAAAGAATAATATTAAGTATGAAGCCATATACAGCCTTACGCTTTATATACTCCATAGAATTCATTCGAAAGAGAGAAATactaaagtaaaagaaaagaaagaagcagcaatgaaatttgaaatgatGCGACTTCCGACATGGCAATCCAAAAACATCCACGACAAATGATGCTTTAGCAGttctttgctattttttttttctttcgttggAAAGATCTTATGCGTTTGTTCCTCAATTTCTCTTGGTGATCAATATTCGGGTCATGGTATTTGATCATTTATGCACATTTTCCAGAGCATGAAAGATCAAAGAGCATCCAATGCACCAACATAGGCTATTATTTTGTTAGAGAAAACGTGGTTAAACGATTAATTTTGTAACTAGTAGCGAGTTTGAGACCAAGCGAGGCATGCTCCCTTATCAGAAACAGATTGATCGATGTGaaggaaaaaccaaaattaaTCAAATCTCCAGAGGTGCCTTTGCCTGATCAGTATCTTTGAGGGCTCGCGCCATTTCCATTTGTCGTCTTCCTCCATTGGAGAATGTGAGCATCGAGACGGCCCCCCACCCTCCTGCCACAGACGTTACAGCTCGAAGAGGAACAAAGCCAGAGGCGTCACTCCATGGCGTCCCAAGCGAAACTCGAAGCAAAAGGACCACCCGCGCAAAGAAGCTgccttcttcttcgtcttcttcttgcaCGTTTTCTGCGACGATTTCTTTGTGGGGCGCCGGTCAAACCTGGTGTGGCGAACAAAGGTGGAGGCCATCAAAAGGAAACTCACTGCTTCCCAAATATGATCGTTGCTCGAACCGACGTTCTTTCTGAAATTTTACAGAAACCATAACTCAGATACAAGACTTGATCTGATATCATCCATGCAATTAAACTGAATAAGAACATGAATTCACTTAGATCTCATTCTATTATAGGGAATTCCATCTGATTTTCGATTTGGGTTGCGATTTTGAGCCCATATTTGACTGATATTAAATGTCCCGGTTGGACATCCGATCCCAACCTTAAACTCGAAAGTCCAGTGTCCATTAACCCTACCCATTAATTTGCACGAACCTCGCTTCGATCTCAATCCTGTGTGCAATGCGCATCACCAAGTCTGTCACTTGTTCTCccctttcttccttctctcaATCTTGTCAAGTTTATCCTTTTCTGCCACCATTGTAGAAGACAGAGGGTTGTCTGACTTGCCACGCTTAATTAAGTTAACGTTCATTATTAGCAGTTGCAGACCCAGTCAagtttgcttcttcttcttcttctttggcaTAATTTAACACGTCAAGAGCAGACTATCAAGATAATTTTCTCAGTCTCTGGCTTGAGGACCACGCCATCTGTCAGCATTACCAATAGACACCAACCAAGGCCACCCCAGCTCCAAAGCCTGCAGCCAGGAAAAGCTTGGCAGAAAATAGAAATTAAAGGAGTTTCTTCGTTCCCATGAAGACCGTGAAAATTCTCACAGGAAATTTGCGTACCTTGCGTGTACGTAAAATGAATAGAAAAAGATGTGCAACGAAAAACCGGAAAACGGAAGACGAAGCGACCGGCCGGGTTGACTTATTGGAATGAGGCTTCTTCCGGCAGACGACTGACTAATGGTTACAGTTTTCAATCTTGCTGTGCCTTCTAGATGCAGAGCCTTTTCTTGCTTAGACGGCCGTAAAATTTTCGGGGTTGAAGgatcaatctctctctcatatatatatatatatatacacacacacacaacttgCTTAGATTCTTGAATCTGAGATTGCAACTAAACTCCAATTCCCTATCTCTCACCCTCCACTCCGTGGCACACATCAAATGAATAATTCTAAACTCATGCAATTAGATGATTCCATTTTAGTACCCTCGGGTcaaattaaaataattcaacCGGAATCCTCTTGTTGGTGATCGAGCAGTCAGCAGAATCGATCTTTTGGGCTTCGTTTTTGGGGGTGCTCAAAAACAGCATGCCAGCCTTTTATGGGCGCTCCACTGCAGATCGTCAATAAAGCTATTCCAGCTAGCTAGCTCAGAGATATGTTGCAGCAGGCGTCATTGACGATTTCCTTTTCATGCgttactttctttcttttctttttatccctTTGGGAACTCCATTGCAAGCAATTCTTGGTCTTCGAATTGAAAAGAAGAGATCCTCTCTTTCACAGCAGGAGACCGTGACGAGTCCCAGAAGGCTCGATGCAGGCCTCAGCTATCATGTCTGCCAAATGGGCAGTcgtaattttgaatttgatcatGGGCATCACTCCTTCGGTAGACCGGAAACAGGCAGattttttgaagttgaagaagaCGGGCTTTATCGTTACTCCCATGAAAATCGAGGTCAAGTTTCGTCCTTTCATTATCCAATGGTTCACATGTTTGCTCAAAGCATGAATGGACCACAAAATGCTctgtttttcccttcttttgcaTACATAAAAAGCAGAACGACAttgagataaaacaaaaaagagttGCGGATACTTC
Above is a window of Nymphaea colorata isolate Beijing-Zhang1983 chromosome 8, ASM883128v2, whole genome shotgun sequence DNA encoding:
- the LOC116258391 gene encoding U-box domain-containing protein 21-like; this translates as MPAALEGSEIVIPAGFRCPISLDLMKDPVILSTGITYDRQSIETWLEGGSFTCPVTKQLLQSADLIPNHALRRMIQSWCVENRDAGIERIPTPRIPVTRSQVAEILSQIESASRRGSPGSCVAVADRIRLLAKESDRSRRCVAGAGAGAALAAAFAAVCDRFADSEKESAPAAAAEAILAAMNAVATIDSEAWSHVWTRSCMRRLAWLISGGSLEGVGNAVWALREVLRDDEKILEGDNRKILESTPGLVEGLVRVVREPICPATTKASLEAIVEMASASDRMVCRVAEAGLVPVLLEILPGCERGMCEKALAALDLACSRREGREQAYGHALAVPVLVKKMLRVSSMATDLAMSVLWRLSKGANGEAVVLEALSVGLFQKLLVLLQVGCDDGAKEKAKDLLKMSNKYKDRLECVDSGDFKNIKRPA